From a region of the Nocardioides ginsengisegetis genome:
- a CDS encoding protein kinase domain-containing protein has protein sequence MTASMDPVVIADRYALEDVLGRGGMADVHRATDRVLHRPVAVKVLRETATDENDRLRFTAEAQTLARLSHPGLVMVLDAGTTAERPYLVMELVEGRTLGRVCADGPLSPERTAALGAQVAAALAYAHDEGVVHRDIKPGNIIVTDADRTKIADFGIARLIGDTVRHTQTGHAIGTAAYLSPEQVRGEDVTTAVDVYSLGLVLLEVLTGERSFPGSPTESALARLSRDPEIPDWLPETWAALLGAMTAADPAARPSAGEVAATLGELADPSATRVMTAPVPVAAPVSAPAAAPAAAPFAAPAASAAALVASGRERLAAVPAHQRGVIGAVGAILALVVVVAMAAGSGGDTGTPTSPVSTPSSSPVSNTEPSTPATPTSTPTSTPTSTKPTPTPASKPPPPAPHDKHGHDKHGHKGKH, from the coding sequence GTGACCGCCTCGATGGACCCCGTCGTCATCGCTGACCGCTACGCCCTCGAGGACGTCCTCGGACGCGGCGGCATGGCCGACGTGCACCGCGCGACCGACCGGGTCCTGCACCGCCCGGTCGCGGTCAAGGTGCTGCGCGAGACCGCCACCGACGAGAACGACCGCCTGCGGTTCACCGCCGAGGCGCAGACCCTGGCCCGGCTGTCCCACCCGGGCCTGGTGATGGTCCTCGACGCCGGTACGACGGCCGAGCGGCCCTACCTCGTCATGGAGCTCGTCGAGGGCCGGACCCTCGGCCGGGTGTGCGCGGACGGCCCGCTGTCGCCCGAGCGGACCGCCGCGCTGGGCGCCCAGGTGGCGGCGGCGCTGGCCTACGCCCACGACGAGGGCGTCGTGCACCGCGACATCAAGCCGGGCAACATCATCGTGACCGACGCCGACCGCACCAAGATCGCCGACTTCGGCATCGCGCGGCTGATCGGCGACACCGTCCGGCACACCCAGACGGGTCACGCGATCGGCACCGCCGCCTACCTCTCCCCCGAGCAGGTGCGTGGCGAGGACGTGACCACCGCGGTCGACGTCTACTCCCTCGGGCTGGTGCTGCTCGAGGTGCTCACCGGCGAACGGTCCTTCCCCGGGTCGCCGACCGAGTCGGCGCTGGCGCGGCTGAGCCGTGACCCCGAGATCCCCGACTGGCTGCCCGAGACGTGGGCCGCGCTGCTCGGTGCGATGACCGCGGCCGACCCCGCAGCCAGGCCCTCCGCGGGCGAGGTGGCAGCGACCCTCGGCGAGCTCGCGGACCCCTCCGCCACGCGCGTCATGACCGCACCGGTGCCGGTCGCGGCGCCGGTCTCCGCACCGGCCGCCGCACCTGCCGCGGCACCCTTCGCCGCACCCGCCGCCTCCGCGGCCGCGCTCGTCGCGTCGGGTCGCGAGCGGCTCGCGGCTGTCCCGGCCCACCAGCGCGGCGTGATCGGGGCCGTCGGCGCGATCCTGGCGCTCGTCGTGGTCGTGGCGATGGCCGCGGGCAGCGGCGGCGACACGGGCACGCCGACGTCGCCGGTGAGCACGCCGTCGTCCTCGCCCGTCAGCAACACTGAGCCGTCGACGCCCGCCACCCCGACGTCGACCCCGACGTCGACCCCGACGTCGACAAAGCCGACCCCGACGCCCGCGAGCAAGCCCCCGCCGCCGGCCCCGCACGACAAGCACGGGCACGACAAGCACGGGCACAAGGGCAAGCACTGA
- a CDS encoding SprT-like domain-containing protein: MELPDAFALAEHLLARHGLTAWSVEFDSAKRRAGICRFGDRVIGLSAPLTRLHSVAEVEDTILHEIAHALVGPRHGHDETWRRVAREIGSSGARCVDADSPRVEAAWLGTCPEGHTVGRHRRPERVVSCPTCSPTFDLAAVFAWTHHGRPALMHPNYEAELAALRRGERLAWLAVGSRARVTAAGEHHGVVGRVVKRGRTTYHLKAGRMLLRVPFAWVEPVR, from the coding sequence ATGGAGCTGCCCGACGCCTTCGCCCTCGCCGAGCACCTGCTCGCGCGGCACGGGCTGACCGCGTGGTCGGTGGAGTTCGACAGCGCCAAGCGCCGGGCCGGGATCTGCCGGTTCGGCGACCGGGTGATCGGCCTGAGCGCGCCGCTGACCCGACTCCACTCGGTGGCGGAGGTCGAGGACACGATCCTCCACGAGATCGCGCACGCCCTGGTCGGGCCGCGCCACGGCCACGACGAGACCTGGCGGCGGGTCGCCCGCGAGATCGGCTCGTCCGGGGCGCGCTGCGTGGACGCCGACTCGCCGCGCGTCGAGGCGGCCTGGCTCGGCACCTGCCCCGAGGGCCACACCGTCGGCCGGCACCGCCGCCCCGAGCGGGTGGTCTCCTGCCCGACCTGCAGCCCCACCTTCGACCTGGCGGCGGTCTTCGCGTGGACCCACCACGGCCGGCCGGCGCTGATGCACCCCAACTACGAGGCCGAGCTCGCGGCGCTGCGCCGGGGCGAGCGGCTGGCGTGGCTCGCCGTCGGCAGCCGGGCCCGCGTCACCGCCGCGGGGGAGCACCACGGCGTCGTCGGGCGGGTGGTCAAGCGGGGCCGCACGACCTACCACCTCAAGGCCGGCCGGATGCTGCTGCGGGTGCCGTTCGCGTGGGTGGAGCCCGTCCGCTGA
- the rlmC gene encoding 23S rRNA (uracil(747)-C(5))-methyltransferase RlmC, whose product MQCDYYDAGRCRSCSLIEQPYARQLADKQAACEQLLAGFDGLVWLPPVASPQERFRNKAKMVAGGTVEAPTLGILDRDGLGVDLRGCGLHTDGLRAALPVLADFVTRARLTPYDVPTRRGELKHLLVTESPDGELMVRFVLRSEESLARVRKHLGWLREALPQVVVVSANLQPEHKAVLEGEREVLLTHETTLRMRVNGIDLHLRPQSFFQTNTAMAAELYRLGREWVGERAPATVWDLYCGVGGFALHVAAPGREVVGIEVSTEAIASAEQSRDELGLTGVRFEAGDAIAWATSRDAPPDLVVVNPPRRGIGADLSRWLEESGVPGVLYSSCNAQTLARDLAEMPSLRPVRARLLDMFPNTGHYEVLVLLERR is encoded by the coding sequence ATGCAGTGCGACTACTACGACGCCGGCCGCTGCCGGTCCTGCTCCCTGATCGAGCAGCCCTACGCCCGCCAGCTGGCCGACAAGCAGGCCGCCTGCGAGCAGCTGCTGGCCGGCTTCGACGGGCTGGTGTGGCTGCCGCCGGTCGCCAGCCCGCAGGAGCGCTTCCGCAACAAGGCCAAGATGGTCGCCGGCGGCACCGTCGAGGCGCCCACGCTGGGGATCCTCGACCGCGACGGCCTCGGCGTGGACCTGCGCGGCTGCGGGCTGCACACCGACGGCCTGCGTGCGGCCCTGCCGGTGCTGGCGGACTTCGTGACCCGCGCCCGGCTCACGCCGTACGACGTGCCGACCCGCCGCGGCGAGCTCAAGCACCTCCTCGTCACGGAGTCGCCCGACGGCGAGCTGATGGTGCGGTTCGTGCTGCGCTCGGAGGAGTCGCTGGCCCGGGTCCGCAAGCACCTCGGCTGGCTGCGCGAGGCACTGCCGCAGGTCGTGGTCGTCTCGGCCAACCTCCAGCCCGAGCACAAGGCGGTCCTCGAGGGCGAGCGTGAGGTCCTGCTGACCCACGAGACCACGCTGCGGATGCGGGTCAACGGGATCGACCTGCACCTGCGCCCGCAGAGCTTCTTCCAGACCAACACCGCGATGGCGGCCGAGCTCTACCGCCTCGGCCGGGAGTGGGTGGGCGAGCGCGCGCCCGCGACCGTCTGGGACCTCTACTGCGGCGTGGGCGGCTTCGCCCTCCACGTGGCCGCTCCGGGTCGCGAGGTCGTCGGCATCGAGGTCAGCACGGAGGCGATCGCGAGCGCCGAGCAGAGCCGCGACGAGCTCGGGCTGACCGGCGTCCGGTTCGAGGCGGGCGACGCCATCGCCTGGGCGACCTCCCGCGATGCGCCACCGGACCTGGTCGTGGTGAACCCACCCCGGCGCGGGATCGGCGCCGACCTCAGCCGGTGGCTCGAGGAGTCCGGCGTGCCCGGGGTCCTCTACTCCAGCTGCAACGCCCAGACGCTGGCGCGCGACCTCGCCGAGATGCCGTCGCTGCGGCCGGTGCGGGCGCGGCTGCTCGACATGTTCCCCAACACCGGGCACTACGAGGTGCTCGTCCTGCTCGAACGCAGGTGA
- a CDS encoding acyl-CoA dehydrogenase family protein translates to MQLELSAEDAAFREEMRAFFTTKVPQEIRDAVAARQELTKEQIVESQRVLNAAGLAVPHWPVEWGGQDWSELRRHIWHDEMQRACVPLPLAFNASMVGPVIAQFGSQEIKERFLAKTANLDIWWSQGFSEPDAGSDLASLRTTAVKDGDEFVVNGQKTWTTLGQHGDWIFCLVRTDPEAKKQRGISFLLIDMTSPGVTVRPIELIDGGHEVNEVWFEDVRVPADNLVGELNAGWDYAKFLLGNERVGVAPVGATKRVLAQAKEYAGDQLADPLIAARFAELENELLALELTVLRVAAHSADGKPHPASSVLKLKGTELQQAVSELVVDLAGPASLASGAGSDSSDLPAWTHRATPAYLNLRKASIYGGSNEIQRQIIAKTILGL, encoded by the coding sequence ATGCAGCTGGAGCTGTCCGCCGAGGACGCCGCGTTCCGCGAGGAGATGCGGGCCTTCTTCACCACGAAGGTCCCGCAGGAGATCCGCGACGCCGTCGCCGCGCGCCAGGAGCTGACCAAGGAGCAGATCGTCGAGAGCCAGCGGGTGCTCAACGCCGCCGGCCTCGCCGTGCCCCACTGGCCCGTCGAGTGGGGCGGCCAGGACTGGAGCGAGCTGCGCCGCCACATCTGGCACGACGAGATGCAGCGCGCGTGCGTGCCGCTGCCGCTGGCCTTCAACGCCTCGATGGTCGGCCCGGTGATCGCGCAGTTCGGGTCGCAGGAGATCAAGGAACGCTTCCTGGCCAAGACGGCCAACCTCGACATCTGGTGGTCGCAGGGCTTCTCCGAGCCCGACGCCGGCTCCGACCTCGCCTCGCTGCGGACGACCGCGGTGAAGGACGGCGACGAGTTCGTCGTCAACGGCCAGAAGACGTGGACCACGCTCGGCCAGCACGGCGACTGGATCTTCTGCCTCGTCCGCACCGACCCCGAGGCCAAGAAGCAGCGCGGCATCTCCTTCCTGCTCATCGACATGACCTCCCCCGGCGTCACGGTCCGCCCGATCGAGCTGATCGACGGCGGCCACGAGGTCAACGAGGTGTGGTTCGAGGACGTCCGCGTCCCGGCCGACAACCTCGTCGGCGAGCTCAACGCCGGCTGGGACTACGCGAAGTTCCTGCTCGGCAACGAGCGCGTCGGGGTGGCCCCCGTCGGCGCCACCAAGCGGGTCCTCGCCCAGGCCAAGGAGTACGCCGGCGACCAGCTCGCCGACCCGCTCATCGCCGCCCGCTTCGCCGAGCTGGAGAACGAGCTGCTGGCCCTCGAGCTCACCGTGCTCCGGGTCGCCGCACACTCCGCCGACGGCAAGCCGCACCCCGCCTCGTCGGTCCTCAAGCTCAAGGGCACCGAGCTCCAGCAAGCCGTCTCCGAGCTCGTCGTCGACCTGGCCGGGCCGGCCTCGCTGGCCTCCGGGGCCGGGTCCGACAGCTCGGACCTGCCGGCCTGGACGCACCGCGCCACGCCGGCGTACCTCAACCTCCGCAAGGCCTCGATCTACGGCGGGTCCAACGAGATCCAGCGCCAGATCATCGCCAAGACGATCCTCGGACTCTGA
- a CDS encoding acyl-CoA dehydrogenase family protein — MDFTYDEEQQALREAVRGLVGKTYADYENRRRTVAEDPGYDEKLWARLAEMGVLGLPFHEEDGGSGAGPVEVAIVAEEIGRVLAPEPYLTAVVLAGGLVAAAGSAEQRADVLGALSAGERLLAFAHAEPGARWTASATAVTATGEGSSWTVSGTKEPVPHGARADQLVVSAALPDGGTGLFLVDPSADGVTRDGYATHDGGRAARIAFADASATPLGEPGADRTPTIGAVLDIARVMACNEAIGLMEVALSTTTEYLRNRKQFGVPLNTFQALNFRAADMYVSLELAKSMTVWATMVLAAGKPDQMAEAASRAALQVSRASRHVGQEAIQLHGGIGMTAEYSIGSYTSRLTALDHLLGDGNFHLTQLSATVADHEQVDPLP; from the coding sequence ATGGACTTCACCTACGACGAGGAGCAGCAGGCGCTCCGCGAGGCCGTCCGCGGCCTGGTCGGCAAGACCTACGCCGACTACGAGAACCGCCGCCGCACGGTGGCCGAGGACCCGGGCTACGACGAGAAGCTGTGGGCGCGGCTGGCCGAGATGGGCGTGCTCGGGCTGCCCTTCCACGAGGAGGACGGCGGCTCCGGCGCCGGCCCCGTGGAGGTCGCGATCGTGGCCGAGGAGATCGGCCGCGTGCTCGCACCCGAGCCCTACCTGACCGCCGTCGTCCTGGCCGGTGGACTGGTCGCCGCGGCCGGCTCGGCCGAGCAGCGCGCCGACGTGCTGGGCGCCCTCTCCGCCGGTGAGCGGCTGCTCGCCTTCGCGCACGCCGAGCCGGGCGCACGCTGGACCGCGTCCGCCACGGCGGTCACGGCCACGGGCGAGGGCTCGTCGTGGACCGTGTCCGGCACCAAGGAGCCGGTCCCCCACGGCGCCCGGGCCGACCAGCTCGTCGTGTCCGCCGCGCTGCCCGACGGCGGCACGGGCCTCTTCCTCGTCGACCCGTCGGCCGACGGCGTCACCCGCGACGGCTACGCCACCCACGACGGTGGCCGCGCCGCCCGCATCGCCTTCGCCGACGCGTCCGCCACGCCCCTCGGTGAGCCCGGCGCCGACCGCACGCCCACCATCGGCGCGGTGCTCGACATCGCCCGCGTGATGGCCTGCAACGAGGCGATCGGCCTGATGGAGGTGGCCCTGTCGACGACGACGGAGTATCTCCGCAACCGCAAGCAGTTCGGCGTCCCGCTCAACACCTTCCAGGCGCTGAACTTCCGGGCCGCCGACATGTACGTCTCCCTCGAGCTCGCCAAGTCGATGACGGTGTGGGCCACGATGGTGCTGGCGGCCGGCAAGCCCGACCAGATGGCCGAGGCGGCCTCGCGGGCCGCGCTCCAGGTCAGCCGCGCCTCCCGCCACGTCGGCCAGGAGGCCATCCAGCTGCACGGCGGCATCGGCATGACCGCGGAGTACTCCATCGGCAGCTACACCAGCCGCCTCACCGCGCTCGACCACCTGCTCGGCGACGGCAACTTCCACCTCACCCAGCTGTCGGCCACCGTGGCCGACCACGAGCAGGTGGACCCGCTGCCGTAG
- a CDS encoding amino acid transporter — MSTTQATAARRWFFQTEHPDPSGQSDREREASQHKVKPWWQVMCLTGVDYFSTLGYQPGIAALAAGALAPVATLVLVLVTLFGALPMYRRVAQESPHGDGSLSMLEKLLSYWPSKLLVLALIGFVATGFIITITLSAADATAHLAENPYLHDTLSGHRVWVTLGLLALLAAVFLKGFSEAIGIAVVLVTIYLGLSLVVVVDGFSQVFADTTTFSDWTSAMTDAHSSPLGIIGASLLVFPALALGLSGFETGVVVMPLVEGDESDTHAEPKGRIRNARRLLTTAALIMSVMLMGSSLVTTLLIPADAFEPGGEANGRALAYLAHGSLGEGFGTAYDAATIGILWFAGASAMAGLLNIVPRYLPRYGMAPEWARSTRPLVLVFSAIAAVVTILFHASVDKQAGAYATGVLALMTSAAVAVTLTEWRRGHRPVAAFFGLVSAVFVYTISVTILDRPEGLMIALVFVLMILVISLVSRITRSTELRVAHVDFDKAARELIDHAARGPQPLRFIANQLDEGDQEEYDEKAAEVRKDNHLTEDDSTLFLEVEVTDASDFASSVPVTGLTIAGHHVLRARGTSIPNVLAAVLLALGEMLDEPPHVYLEWSENGPGENALRFLFAGEGDVPPLTREILRRAEPDDARRPHVHVGG; from the coding sequence ATGAGTACGACGCAGGCGACCGCTGCGAGGCGCTGGTTCTTCCAGACCGAGCATCCCGACCCGAGCGGCCAGAGCGACCGGGAGCGCGAGGCGTCCCAGCACAAGGTCAAGCCGTGGTGGCAGGTGATGTGCCTGACCGGCGTGGACTACTTCTCCACGCTCGGCTACCAGCCCGGGATCGCGGCCCTGGCGGCGGGAGCGCTCGCTCCGGTGGCGACCCTCGTGCTCGTGCTGGTGACGCTCTTCGGGGCGCTGCCGATGTACCGCCGGGTCGCGCAGGAGAGCCCGCACGGCGACGGCAGCCTCTCGATGCTCGAGAAGCTGCTGTCCTACTGGCCGAGCAAGCTCCTGGTGCTGGCGCTCATCGGCTTCGTGGCCACGGGGTTCATCATCACGATCACCCTCTCCGCGGCGGACGCGACCGCCCACCTCGCGGAGAACCCCTACCTGCACGACACCCTCTCCGGGCACCGGGTGTGGGTGACCCTGGGCCTGCTCGCTCTGCTCGCGGCGGTCTTCCTCAAGGGCTTCAGCGAGGCCATCGGCATCGCGGTCGTGCTGGTGACGATCTACCTCGGGCTCAGCCTGGTTGTCGTGGTCGACGGCTTCTCCCAGGTCTTCGCCGACACCACGACGTTCAGTGACTGGACCTCGGCGATGACCGACGCCCACTCCTCACCGCTGGGCATCATCGGCGCCTCGCTGCTGGTCTTCCCGGCGCTGGCGCTCGGCCTGTCCGGCTTCGAGACCGGCGTCGTGGTGATGCCGCTGGTCGAGGGCGACGAGTCCGACACGCACGCCGAGCCGAAGGGCCGGATCCGCAACGCCCGGCGGCTGCTCACGACGGCCGCGCTGATCATGAGCGTGATGCTGATGGGCTCCTCGCTGGTGACCACGCTGCTCATCCCCGCGGACGCCTTCGAGCCCGGCGGCGAGGCCAACGGCCGGGCCCTGGCCTACCTCGCGCACGGCTCGCTCGGTGAGGGCTTCGGCACGGCGTACGACGCAGCCACCATCGGCATCCTGTGGTTCGCCGGCGCCTCGGCGATGGCGGGGCTGCTCAACATCGTGCCGCGCTACCTGCCCCGCTACGGCATGGCGCCGGAGTGGGCTCGCTCGACCCGGCCGCTGGTGCTCGTGTTCTCCGCCATCGCGGCCGTCGTCACGATCCTCTTCCACGCGTCCGTCGACAAGCAGGCCGGCGCCTACGCGACCGGCGTGCTGGCCCTGATGACCTCGGCGGCCGTCGCGGTGACGCTGACCGAGTGGCGCCGCGGCCACCGCCCGGTCGCGGCCTTCTTCGGCCTGGTCTCGGCGGTCTTCGTCTACACGATCTCCGTGACGATCCTGGACCGTCCCGAGGGCCTGATGATCGCGCTGGTGTTCGTGCTGATGATCCTGGTGATCTCGCTCGTCTCCCGGATCACCCGCAGCACCGAGCTGCGCGTCGCGCACGTCGACTTCGACAAGGCCGCCCGCGAGCTGATCGACCACGCCGCGCGCGGACCGCAGCCGCTGCGCTTCATCGCCAACCAGCTCGACGAGGGCGACCAGGAGGAGTACGACGAGAAGGCGGCCGAGGTCCGCAAGGACAACCACCTGACCGAGGACGACTCGACGCTCTTCCTCGAGGTGGAGGTCACCGACGCCAGCGACTTCGCCTCCAGCGTCCCGGTCACCGGCCTGACGATCGCCGGCCACCACGTCCTGCGGGCGCGGGGCACCAGCATCCCCAACGTGCTGGCGGCCGTGCTGCTCGCGCTCGGCGAGATGCTCGACGAGCCGCCGCACGTCTACCTCGAGTGGAGCGAGAACGGGCCGGGCGAGAACGCGCTCCGGTTCCTGTTCGCGGGTGAGGGCGACGTACCTCCGCTCACGCGCGAGATCCTCCGGCGCGCCGAGCCCGACGACGCCCGCCGGCCGCACGTGCACGTCGGGGGCTGA
- a CDS encoding DUF1918 domain-containing protein: MGEQEVVRVQAKVGDRLVVESRAAEAHRREGEIIEVHGEDGAPPYVVKWLDGHEGLVYPGPDAHVVGAG, translated from the coding sequence ATGGGAGAGCAGGAGGTGGTCAGGGTGCAGGCAAAGGTCGGAGACCGTCTGGTCGTCGAGAGCCGGGCCGCGGAGGCCCACCGGCGCGAGGGCGAGATCATCGAGGTGCACGGCGAGGACGGCGCACCGCCGTACGTCGTGAAGTGGCTGGACGGCCACGAGGGGCTGGTCTACCCCGGGCCGGACGCGCACGTGGTCGGGGCCGGCTGA
- a CDS encoding ScyD/ScyE family protein produces MRPQRALLIAATAVAGLIAFTAPQTAIAAQPAHHHASHHASPSSTATLLTSGLAGGGGSTIGPDGALYVTEALAGRITRVDPATGAKTTYASGLPTRVIPLGGTMDVAFVDGTAYVLVTLVGADVGGTNTVGIYRIDSTTTHTVVADIGTWATTHPPATAFEVPSGVQYALQPWRGDLLVTDGHHNRVLLVDLDGKLGSNVSQVIAFGDIVPTGMARQGHTLYLAEAGPVPHLAATGKVVRFEPGDATATDVASGAPLNVDVELGPGHHGRTLYALSQGTFHAGDQPGSPAMPDTGSILRVNADGTMTTVTTALDRPTSLEIVGHRAYVVTLDGEIWTADLGGRGHDD; encoded by the coding sequence ATGCGTCCCCAGCGCGCACTCCTGATCGCCGCCACCGCCGTGGCCGGCTTGATCGCCTTCACCGCACCCCAGACCGCCATCGCGGCCCAGCCCGCGCACCACCACGCCAGCCACCACGCGAGCCCCAGCAGCACCGCCACCCTGCTCACGTCCGGTCTCGCCGGCGGCGGGGGCAGCACGATCGGCCCCGACGGCGCCCTCTACGTGACCGAGGCGCTGGCCGGCCGGATCACCCGGGTCGATCCGGCCACCGGCGCGAAGACGACGTACGCCAGCGGCCTCCCGACGCGCGTGATCCCGCTCGGCGGCACGATGGACGTGGCGTTCGTGGACGGTACGGCGTACGTGCTGGTCACCCTGGTCGGCGCGGACGTCGGCGGCACCAACACGGTCGGGATCTACCGGATCGACAGCACCACGACCCACACGGTCGTCGCCGACATCGGCACCTGGGCGACGACGCATCCGCCGGCGACGGCCTTCGAGGTCCCGAGTGGCGTGCAGTACGCACTGCAGCCGTGGCGCGGCGACCTGCTCGTCACCGACGGGCACCACAACCGGGTCCTGCTCGTCGACCTCGACGGGAAGCTCGGATCGAACGTGTCGCAGGTGATCGCCTTCGGCGACATCGTGCCGACCGGAATGGCGCGCCAGGGACACACGCTCTATCTCGCCGAGGCAGGACCGGTGCCGCACCTGGCCGCCACCGGCAAGGTGGTGCGGTTCGAGCCCGGTGACGCCACCGCGACCGACGTGGCGTCGGGAGCTCCGCTGAACGTCGACGTCGAGCTCGGGCCGGGCCACCACGGCCGGACCCTCTACGCCCTGTCCCAGGGCACCTTCCACGCCGGCGACCAGCCGGGCTCGCCGGCGATGCCGGACACCGGGTCGATCCTGCGGGTCAACGCCGACGGCACGATGACGACCGTGACGACCGCGCTCGACCGGCCGACGTCGCTGGAGATCGTGGGGCATCGCGCGTACGTCGTGACGCTGGACGGCGAGATCTGGACCGCCGACCTCGGCGGGCGCGGGCACGACGACTGA
- a CDS encoding RNase A-like domain-containing protein, whose amino-acid sequence MKLEIDGGGYESARTAFGEGNQLGALAHQRLVAGLTSTGGMAGDDSTSREFATAYDDSAREAVTALADLVDSFAGLGRLTHATLLNHARAEARSVVGGTPVYDGGVVPDVGPGAGYVAVLPSTPPTCLGATASAPYGHLVGWILDHIQGFVWPNADTDRLREAGATWRAAADGLLDLETACDQAVRGFWGERSPEVPLAVDATHELRRTVRTVADQYAALAAACDTYADQVDAKRHEVIDLAEWLLEQVVEGIAISAAIGVLTGGGGAIAGGSATVARVGAETPRFLEILTSLKALSASTAGTVRATRDALRSTRGVLVKFKEASVARSVAQGERGEFRVLWDRPGWLAKHENGPSHTLAKHVGQSEGQLADRFTGPKPPQFASTFSNQSSAERLIGEVLNRRIAQIEEWLASGHRRLRLDDVCEGSSGVSMDGSGAMHEVSGIRVILQRDASMPDGYRILTAFPQP is encoded by the coding sequence ATGAAGCTCGAGATCGACGGCGGCGGCTACGAGTCCGCCCGCACCGCGTTCGGCGAGGGCAATCAGCTCGGCGCACTCGCGCACCAGCGGCTCGTCGCCGGCCTCACCTCCACCGGCGGGATGGCGGGCGACGACAGCACGTCGCGGGAGTTCGCCACGGCGTACGACGACAGTGCGCGGGAGGCCGTCACCGCCCTCGCCGACCTGGTCGACTCGTTCGCCGGCCTCGGCCGGCTCACCCACGCCACTCTTCTCAACCACGCGCGTGCCGAGGCGCGCTCCGTCGTCGGCGGCACTCCCGTCTACGACGGCGGCGTGGTGCCCGATGTTGGTCCGGGCGCCGGGTACGTCGCCGTCCTCCCGTCCACCCCGCCCACCTGCCTCGGCGCCACCGCCTCAGCCCCCTACGGCCACCTGGTCGGCTGGATCCTCGACCACATCCAGGGCTTCGTCTGGCCCAACGCCGACACCGACCGGCTGCGCGAGGCCGGCGCGACGTGGCGCGCGGCCGCCGACGGGCTGCTGGACCTCGAGACCGCCTGCGACCAGGCCGTCCGCGGCTTCTGGGGCGAGCGCTCCCCCGAGGTCCCCCTCGCCGTCGACGCCACCCACGAGCTGCGCCGCACCGTCCGCACCGTCGCCGACCAGTACGCCGCCCTCGCCGCCGCCTGCGACACCTACGCCGACCAGGTCGACGCCAAGCGCCACGAGGTCATCGACCTCGCCGAGTGGCTCCTCGAGCAGGTCGTCGAGGGCATCGCCATCAGCGCCGCCATCGGCGTCCTCACCGGTGGCGGCGGCGCCATCGCCGGCGGCAGCGCCACCGTCGCCCGCGTCGGTGCCGAGACCCCGCGCTTCCTCGAGATCCTCACCTCCCTCAAGGCGCTGTCCGCCTCCACCGCCGGCACCGTCCGCGCCACCCGCGACGCCCTCCGCTCCACGCGGGGTGTGCTGGTGAAGTTCAAGGAGGCGTCCGTGGCTCGGTCGGTGGCCCAGGGTGAACGCGGTGAGTTCCGGGTGCTCTGGGACAGACCGGGCTGGTTGGCGAAGCACGAGAACGGTCCGAGCCACACCCTCGCCAAACACGTCGGCCAGTCGGAGGGCCAGTTGGCAGATCGTTTCACTGGTCCGAAGCCCCCACAGTTCGCGTCGACCTTTTCGAACCAGTCGTCGGCCGAGCGGCTCATCGGCGAGGTGCTCAACCGGCGTATCGCACAGATCGAGGAGTGGCTTGCATCCGGTCATCGCCGACTGCGGCTCGATGACGTGTGCGAAGGTTCGTCTGGCGTTTCGATGGATGGCTCAGGTGCCATGCATGAGGTGTCCGGCATCAGAGTGATCCTGCAGCGCGACGCTTCCATGCCCGACGGGTACCGGATTCTCACGGCCTTTCCGCAACCGTGA
- a CDS encoding contact-dependent growth inhibition system immunity protein, translating into MHTPALEHLVGAYFHQDWYTEHEDEWLTLRDFLEGEPHLAPLLPGEIKQLLIAMPSEADIEAHLSALGSCYTVDPGTTYRDWLVEVAARTEEYLVHG; encoded by the coding sequence GTGCACACGCCAGCACTAGAGCATCTCGTCGGTGCGTACTTTCACCAGGACTGGTACACCGAGCATGAAGACGAATGGCTGACGCTTCGCGACTTTCTCGAGGGAGAGCCGCACTTGGCACCGCTCCTCCCCGGCGAGATCAAGCAACTCTTGATCGCCATGCCGAGCGAAGCCGACATCGAGGCCCACCTGTCGGCGCTCGGGTCCTGCTACACGGTCGATCCCGGGACCACGTATCGCGACTGGCTCGTCGAGGTCGCCGCGCGCACCGAGGAGTACCTGGTGCACGGCTGA